From Daucus carota subsp. sativus chromosome 6, DH1 v3.0, whole genome shotgun sequence, the proteins below share one genomic window:
- the LOC108225426 gene encoding uncharacterized protein LOC108225426 isoform X1, with the protein MGSLGFKKILTLAYRLRMEIYLKAKIKRDMGCILVIVLEARHAKVLARVNQEPYKFFSRDINSNSSAATLIQILQRGHRTEAIFCFHRSVGKDLLCPVSPPSIWDIQRRHGVNENRVPGDVNNENIENVDPNSHTACAGSNGRKSCHTPNSSSMSNSFLPRYDVPQSTESNDPNTGPVSSGPSDLIIAKWFSKLPSCINS; encoded by the exons ATGGGTTCCCTGGGGTTTAAAAAGATTTTGACATTGGCTTATCGTTTGAGGATGGAAATATATTTGAAAGCTAAAATAAAAAGAGACATGGGGTGCATCCTGGTGATCGTTCTAGAGGCAAGGCACGCCAAGGTGCTGGCAAGGGTAAACCAGGAGCCATACAAATTCTTCAGCAGGGACATTAATTCAAATTCTTCAGCAGCGACATTAATTCAAATTCTTCAGCGGGGACATCGAACTGAAGCCATCTTCTGTTTTCATCGGAGT GTAGGAAAAGATCTGCTGTGTCCTGTTTCGCCGCCTTCTATCTGGGATA TCCAGAGGAGACATGGTGTTAACGAAAATCGAGTGCCTGGTGATGTAAACAATGAGAACATCGAAAATGTCGATCCCAATTCACATACTGCATGTGCGGGAAGTAATG GACGAAAGAGTTGTCACACGCCGAACTCCTCTTCTATGTCTAATAGTTTTCTGCCTCGATATGATGTTCCTCAATCGACTGAAAGCAATGATCCAAATACGGGACCGGTTTCAAGCGGACCTTCTG ATTTGATAATAGCAAAGTGGTTCTCCAAGCTCCCTTCTTGCATAAATTCatag
- the LOC108225426 gene encoding uncharacterized protein LOC108225426 isoform X2 — translation MGSLGFKKILTLAYRLRMEIYLKAKIKRDMGCILVIVLEARHAKVLARVNQEPYKFFSRDINSNSSAATLIQILQRGHRTEAIFCFHRSVGKDLLCPVSPPSIWDIQRRHGVNENRVPGDVNNENIENVDPNSHTACAGSNGRKSCHTPNSSSMSNSFLPRYDVPQSTESNDPNTGPVSSGPSDITGFQDRFSSQLKVK, via the exons ATGGGTTCCCTGGGGTTTAAAAAGATTTTGACATTGGCTTATCGTTTGAGGATGGAAATATATTTGAAAGCTAAAATAAAAAGAGACATGGGGTGCATCCTGGTGATCGTTCTAGAGGCAAGGCACGCCAAGGTGCTGGCAAGGGTAAACCAGGAGCCATACAAATTCTTCAGCAGGGACATTAATTCAAATTCTTCAGCAGCGACATTAATTCAAATTCTTCAGCGGGGACATCGAACTGAAGCCATCTTCTGTTTTCATCGGAGT GTAGGAAAAGATCTGCTGTGTCCTGTTTCGCCGCCTTCTATCTGGGATA TCCAGAGGAGACATGGTGTTAACGAAAATCGAGTGCCTGGTGATGTAAACAATGAGAACATCGAAAATGTCGATCCCAATTCACATACTGCATGTGCGGGAAGTAATG GACGAAAGAGTTGTCACACGCCGAACTCCTCTTCTATGTCTAATAGTTTTCTGCCTCGATATGATGTTCCTCAATCGACTGAAAGCAATGATCCAAATACGGGACCGGTTTCAAGCGGACCTTCTG ACATAACAGGTTTTCAAGACAGGTTTTCAAGTCAGCTCAAAGTTAAGTGA
- the LOC108227771 gene encoding uncharacterized protein LOC108227771 produces MSARKFKNAGWAAYNSKQQQATGLRSKACEEPFPPISSTTIPKNHTGLVKNNHNVAQSFSSVLLPSANFPTLGANKDIEKSLPRGSCTNEVILKKCQDNGNGVYEKLKKLHPWAEKSLIEDIMEAVNNDIDRASDLLKEMVSSTSLHEKKETEVTDFRYNAENFYSENNTFLTDIDLTLRETQDLVGISYGHQDDIVSRNKELTADTSAFGKGHPDHSTSELQSLRSLTNIPVEPEWEEDDVYLVNRKDAMRMMRLASRHSKAASDAYLRGDHLSAQQYSMRAREEWKEAEKYNAVAAKEILRKRNCENDLWKLDLHGLHASEAVQALEEHLHKIESQFAPFTNPVNTTNMVRSASLDSLGKEKFDKQKASFRPRSTVLEVITGIGLHSRGQAALPSAIETFLSENKYHYDKARPGMIAVRPKYRRM; encoded by the exons ATGTCAGCAAGGAAATTTAAGAATGCAGGATGGGCTGCGTATAATTCAAAGCAACAACAGGCTACAGGCCTTAGATCAAAAGCTTGCGAGGAGCCTTTTCCACCTATATCAAGTACTACCATACCTAAGAATCACACAGGCTTAGTGAAAAATAATCATAATGTGGCACAGTCTTTTTCTTCCGTGCTTCTACCCTCGGCTAATTTTCCAACATTGGGGGCTAATAAGGATATTGAGAAATCATTACCGAGAGGAAGTTGTACAAATgaagttattttaaaaaaatgtcagGACAATGGCAATGGGGTTTATGAGAAGCTGAAAAAGCTTCATCCCTGGGCTGAGAAAAGTTTGATTGAAGATATTATGGAAGCTGTGAATAATGACATTGACAGGGCCTCAGATCTCTTAAAAGAAATGGTTTCTTCTACGAGTCTTCATGAAAAAAAGGAAACAGAAGTTACGGATTTTAGATACAATGCTGAaaatttctactcagagaacaATACTTTTTTGACTGATATAGATCTGACTTTACGTGAGACCCAAGATCTTGTAGGAATTAGCTATGGGCATCAAGATGATATTGTATCTAGGAATAAAGAGCTGACTGCTGATACTTCTGCATTTGGAAAAGGCCATCCTGATCATTCAACAAGTGAACTCCAGAGTCTGCGTAGCTTGACTAATATTCCTGTTGAGCCTGAATGGGAAGAGGACGATGTTTACTTGGTTAATCGGAAAGATGCAATGAGAATGATGAG GTTAGCTTCACGGCATTCAAAGGCGGCCAGTGATGCTTATTTAAGAGGTGATCACTTATCTGCCCAACAATATTCCATGAGGGCCAGGGAAGAATGGAAGGAAGCTGAAAAGTATAACGCAGTGGCAGCAAAGGAAATCCTAAGAAAAAGGAATTGTGAAAATGATTTGTGGAAACTGGACTTGCATGGTCTGCATGCATCGGAAGCAGTTCAGGCGTTAGAGGAACACTTGCATAAAATTGAGTCTCAGTTTGCACCTTTTACCAATCCAGTCAACACCACAAACATGGTAAGATCTGCCTCTCTGGACTCATTAGGTAAGGAGAAGTTCGATAAGCAGAAGGCATCATTTAGGCCCAGGTCAACAGTATTAGAAGTTATAACAG GCATAGGACTTCACAGTCGAGGGCAAGCTGCACTTCCAAGTGCCATTGAAACGTTTCTTAGTGAAAACAA ATACCATTATGACAAGGCTCGGCCTGGGATGATAGCAGTTCGACCCAAGTATAGGCGCATGTAA